The Armatimonadota bacterium genomic interval GATTCACGGTGGAGCGGCGCTACGGCCGCGCCGCCGAACTCAGCCCGCTGTGGTTCAGCGGCGATCCAGCCGAAGGCCGGTGGCACCTGTACACCGGCGGGTGGATCACCACCGTCGTCAGCCGGGACCAGGTGACCAACTTCGACTTCTTCTACACGACGCGCGGTCTGACGTCTCCGCTGTGGCAGGCCTACCGGCCATCCACGGAGTTCGACCGGCTGTCCGACCGGCTGGCCAAGCGCGAGTTCCGCACCGTGGCCGAGCGCAACCAGCTCCTGGCGCGGGCGCTGGAACTCTCGATGCAAGACTCCGTGCGGCTGTGGCTGGTGGACCGCGTGCCGGTGTGGCCGGTGCGCGAGGAGATCGAGGTCGTCTCCGACCTCGCGGGCGGGTTGTCCGGCTCGTTCATGTGGCCCTATACGCTGCGCGTCCGGGGCCGGCCCGGCGGGACGGTCCGGATCGGGCTGCCCAGCATCCTCACCGAGCCCTGGAACCCCATCGGCGGATCGAACTGGATCTTCGACACCACGCTGTACCGCGCGACGCAGGACTACCCGACGTTGCCCAACCCGCACACCGGGCTGCCGATGGCCCAACGGATCGAGAGGGTCGAGGTGACGGTCCAGCAGGGTCTGCCGGTCACCAAGAGCGCGGACTGGCTGACGCTGCGGTTCGCGCCCCAGATCCGCGTCCCCGACGACGCGATCATCGGCTGGGATTCGGCGGCCCAGCGGTTCGTGACGGTCCGTGAGCGGCACCCGCAAGGGCTGACCGCGCTGCGGGTAAGCCGAGTCCACTTCGAGCGCGACCTGTTCAACAGGGTACAGTGGCACGACGGGAACCGCCTGAGCATGGGGGACATCATGCTCGGCTGGATCCTGACGTTCGAGCGGGCCGACGAGCGCAGCCCGCTGTTCGACCGGTCCTACCTCCCGACGTTCCGGTCGTTCATGGAGACGTTCCGCGGCTTCCGGATCGTGAGCGAGAACCCCCTCGTCGCGGAGTTCTACTCGACGGCCTGGACGCTGGAGGCGGAGCTGATGACCGCTGCGGGGTCGTTCTGGCCTCTGTACGGGTTTGGCCCCGGACCGTGGCACACCGTGGCGCTGGGGATCCGCGCGGAGAGCGCCGGGCGGGCTGCGTTCACGGCCGCCAAGGCGACCGCGAACCGGGTGGAGCGGCTGAGCTACGTGGCCGGCCCCACGATCGCCATCCTCGATCGTGAGCTGGAGGCCGCCCGTGCCGAGAACTTCATCCCCTTCGCGCAGGCACTAAGCAGGTGGATCCGGCCCGAGGAGGCGCGTCAGCGCTGGCAGTTCCTAAGTGCGTGGCGCGCGGGCCGCGGCCACTACTGGGTCGGCATGGGCCCGTTTTTGATCCAGCGTGTGTCTCCGGTGGAGAAGATCGTCGAGCTGCGGCGGTTCGGGCGCTTCGCGGACCCTGCCAGCAAGTGGCTGCGCTTTGGCGAACCCCGCATCCCCAGCGCGGCGGTCAGCGGGCCCAGGAGCGTGCGCGCGGGGACCGAGGCCGCGTTCGACGTCCGCGTCACGTTCCGCGGGCGCCCGTACCCCGCGGGCGACATCGAGGAGGTCAAGTTCTTGCTGTTCGACGCCCGCGAGCAGCTCGTGGCCAGCGGGCGGGCCCAGCGGATCGGTGAGAACTGGCGGATCGGCCTCGCGCCGGCGGTGACCGGCCGGCTGGCGCCGGGGTCGAACCGCCTGGAGGTAATCGTCCTCTCGAAGGTGGTCAGCATACCGAGCTTCGCGTCGGTCACGTTCACGACGCTGCCGCGGCAGTAGCGACGAAGGTGGCTCAGGCTCTGCCGCTCGGTGTACCGAAAGCCCGCACGGGCATGGCGACGCTCCCGCGTGTGGTGACCTACACCCTCACGCGGGGCGTCGCCCTGTTTTTGACCACCGCGGTCGGCGTCTACCTGACGATCCTCGTCGCCAACATGGGTGGATACGTCGACCAGATCAAGCGCTCGGAGATCCGAGAGCAGGTCGGCATCGCCGTCGGGCTGAACCCCGAATACCAACAGCTGCCGCCCGACGTGCGCCAGCGCATGATCGAGGAGATGATCCGCGTGGAAGAGCAGCGGTTGGGACTGGACCGCCCGTTCCTCCTGCGTTCGGTGTACTTCCTCCGTGATGCTCTTCTGTTGCGCCTGGGATTCGCCGAGCGCACCACGAGCGACACGGGATCGAGGCTCGTGCGCAACATCATCCTGGACCGCCTACCCCCCACGCTGCTGCTGTTTGCGACGACGCAGATCCTGCTGTTTTTGATGGCCGTGGGCTTCGCGTTGTCCCTGTCGCGGCGGTACGGGAGCGCGGCCGATCGGGCGGTGGTGGGGCTGGCGCCAACGTCGGCGGCACCGGCGTGGTTTTACGGAATCTTTCTCATCCTCATCTTCGCCGCGTGGCTGCGCGTACTGCCGTTCGGCGGCATGGTGGACGCCCCGCCACCCGAGAACAGGATCGCGTACGCGCTCAGTGTCTTGCGGCACATGCTGCTGCCCGCGATGGCCATGGTTTTGAGTTCCGTCTTTCTGGCGATCTACTCCTGGCGTACGTTCTTTTTGATCTTCAGCAGCGAGGACTACGTGGAGGTGGCCAAAGCCAAGGGCCTGCCGGGCCGACTGGTCGAGCGCCGGTACATCCTGAGGCCCACGCTGCCGACGATCATCACGAACTTCGCACTGGGGCTGATCGGGGCCTGGACGGGCGCGATCGTCCTGGAGACGGTGTTCAACTGGCCGGGGCTGGGGCGCGCGCTTTACCAGGCGATCGGGACGTTCGACACCCCGGTGATCGTCGGTGCGACGATCCTGTATGCTTACCTTCTGGCGATCACGGTCTTCGTCTTGGACATCGTGTACGCGATCGTGGACCCCCGGGTGAAAGTCGGACTGGCGGCCGAGCGATGAGCGAAGGGCTGCGGCAGCTGCTGGGGTATCGGGCCGCGGCCGCGGGCGTGGTGATCGTCGCGCTGCTCCTGGCGACCTCGGTCTACGCAGTGGTCACGATCCCCTATAGCGAGGCGATCCGGCTGTGGCGCGGCGGAGAGGATCTGTGGCGGGAAAACCCGCGCAACGCCCGCCCGGAGTGGGTGAACGCGTTCCGGCGGGACAATCTGCCACCGACGATCACCGTCGACAGCCGCGCGGTGCCCTACGCAGAGCGGACCGTCGGGGTGCAGGTACGGGAGGTGACCTTCGATCTGCCGTTCGACTACGCGTACAGCCACTTCCCGACCGAGCTGGCGGTCTTGTTCGAGGCGGACTACGCGGGTCAGGCCGGCCCCCAGGTGGAACTGGTCTGGAAGACGCCCGACGGCGCCGAGATCCGGCTCACCGAGATTGGCCTGCGGCGCCGGGACGTGTACCGGATCTCCGCGGATCCCCGCGTGCAGCAGGAACTCGGCGACCGGCCGGAAGTCGCGCTGTTTGCCGATCCCGATCGGCCGGGCGAGGTTCTCCAGGGGCGGTATGCGCTGGGGGTGCGGGCGTACCTCTTCGACCCGGCCTCGACCGTCAACGCCCGCTTGGTGGTGTACGGCCGGGTCCACGGGCTGGCGGGCACCGACCACCTGCGGCGGGATCTGAGCCTCGCGCTGTTGTGGGGTACGCCGATCGCGATGGCGTTCGGCCTGCTGGCGGCCGTCGGGTCCACGGTCAGCACGATGGTGATCGCGGCGGTGGGCGCGTACTACGCGCGGTGGGTGGACGGGTTGATCCAGCGGATCACGGAGGTTAACCTCATCCTGCCGGGTCTTCCGATCCTGATCATGATCGCTACCCTGTACTCGCGCAGCATCTGGGTCATCCTGGGCGTGGTCATCCTGCTCGGGGTGTTCAGCGCCGGGATCAAGACATACCGGGCGCTGTTCTTGCAGATCCGCGAGTCCCCCTACATCGAGGCGGCACGGGCGTACGGCGCCGGCGGGTTGCGCATTGTCTTCTCCTACATGATCCCGCGGGCGGTCCCGACCCTCATTCCGTCGTTCGTCACCCTGATCCCCAGCTTCGTCTTCCTGGAAGCGACGCTTGCCGTGCTCGGTCTGGGGGATCCGCTGCTGCCCACCTGGGGCAAGGTGATTGAGGACGCCTACCGGGCGGGCGCCCTGTACGTCGGGCACTACTACTGGATCCTGCAACCCGCGGCGCTTTTGATGGTCACCGGGCTTGGGTTCACGATGCTCGGGTTCGCCCTCGACCGGATCTTCAATCCCCGGCTGCGGGAGCTGTGATGGCCGCGACGCTGCTGCGGGTCGAAGACCTCCGGCTGTACTTCCGCACGCGTCGGGGACCGGTGCAGGCCGTCGACGGCGTCAGCTTTACGGTCGAGCGCGGTCGGACGCTCGTCGTCGTCGGGGAGAGCGGCTGCGGGAAGAGCTCGCTGGCCCGGGCGATCCTGCGCCTGCTGCCCCGCAACGTCCACACGTACACCGGGCGCATCTGGCTGGAGGGCACGGAACTGATGGGCCTGCCCGAGGAGCGGTTCCGCCGGGAAGTGCGGTGGGTCCGGATCGCGCTCGTGCCGCAGGCGGCGATGAACGCGCTGAATCCTGTGATCCGCGTCGGTGAGCAGGTCGCCGAGCCTTTGATCCTGCACCGCCGCGTCGCGAGCCCGGAGGCGGCGCGCCGGGAGGTCCACGACGTCTTCAAGCGGGTGGGCGTACCGGCCGACTTTGTCGACCGCTATCCGTTCGAGCTCAGCGGCGGCATGCGGCAGCGGGTCGCGCTCGCCATGGCCCTCGTGCTCCGGCCGGACGTAATCGTGCTCGACGAGCCGACCTCGGCCCTCGACGTCCTGACCCAGGCGAACGTGATGAACGTGTTGAAGATGATCAAGCGGGAGTTCGGTACGAGTTTCATCCTCATCACGCACGACATCGGCACCAGCAGCGAGCTGGCGGACGACGCCGCCGTGATGTACGCAGGGCAGATCGTCGAACTCAGCCGCGCCGCCCAGTTCTACCGGGAACCCATGCACCCCTACGCCCAGGCGCTCATGGCGAGCGTCCCCACGCTGCGCGAGGACAAGCCGCTGGGCTTCATCCGAGGGCGCCCGCCCAGCCTCGTCGAACCGCCCGCCGGATGCCGCTTCGCAGACCGCTGCGCCAAGCGGTTCGACCGCTGCGAGGAGGATCCGCCGCTGGATGCGGTAGACGGGGACCGGCGCGTGAAGTGCTGGCTGCACGTCGGGGGAGCGGTCCATGCCCGGTGACACCCTGCTGTCCGTGCGAGACCTGCACACGTGGTTCGAACTGCGGCGGTGGGGTTTCGTGCACGTTGGATTCGTACGCGCTGTCGACGGCGTCGACTTCGCTCTGCGGCGGGGCGAAGCCGTCGCCGTCGTCGGCGAGAGTGGTTGCGGAAAGAGCACGCTCGCCAAGACCATTCTCGGCCTGGTCCTGCCCACCCGGGGTGAGATCGTCTTCGACGGACGGCCCGTTCACGGCAAGCAAGACCTGCGGTGGTACCGGTCGCGGGTGGGCTACGTCCAGCAGGATCCCTACGGCGCGCTGCCGCCGTTCATGAGCGTCAGGCGGATCCTCGAAGAACCGCTCGTCGTCAACGGCGTGCGCTGGGAGGCCGCCCGGTTGGAACGGATCCGGAGCGTCCTCGAGGAGGTGAGGCTGACTCCGGTCGAAGACTTCCTGCCCCGCTTTCCCCACATGCTCAGCGGGGGCCAGCAGCAGCGTCTGGTGATCGCGCGGGCCATGATCCTGGAGCCTCAGCTGATCGTGGCCGACGAACCGGTCTCGATGCTCGATGCGTCCGTGCGCATCGAGATCCTCCAGTTGCTGCGGGGGCTGCAAGAACGGCACGGTCTCAGCGTCGTGTACATCACGCACGACCTGTCGACGGTCCGGTACTTTTGCGAACGTGTGTTCGTCATGTATGGGGGCAAAATCGTCGAGCAGGCACCCGTGCGGGAACTGTTGCGCAATCCCCGACATCCCTACACGCGCGCGTTGCTCGCGGCGATCCCCGACCCGGACCCCGCCAACGTCGAACGCTTGCGGGACGTTCCGCCGGGCGAGCCGCCGAGT includes:
- a CDS encoding ABC transporter permease codes for the protein MATLPRVVTYTLTRGVALFLTTAVGVYLTILVANMGGYVDQIKRSEIREQVGIAVGLNPEYQQLPPDVRQRMIEEMIRVEEQRLGLDRPFLLRSVYFLRDALLLRLGFAERTTSDTGSRLVRNIILDRLPPTLLLFATTQILLFLMAVGFALSLSRRYGSAADRAVVGLAPTSAAPAWFYGIFLILIFAAWLRVLPFGGMVDAPPPENRIAYALSVLRHMLLPAMAMVLSSVFLAIYSWRTFFLIFSSEDYVEVAKAKGLPGRLVERRYILRPTLPTIITNFALGLIGAWTGAIVLETVFNWPGLGRALYQAIGTFDTPVIVGATILYAYLLAITVFVLDIVYAIVDPRVKVGLAAER
- a CDS encoding ABC transporter permease is translated as MSEGLRQLLGYRAAAAGVVIVALLLATSVYAVVTIPYSEAIRLWRGGEDLWRENPRNARPEWVNAFRRDNLPPTITVDSRAVPYAERTVGVQVREVTFDLPFDYAYSHFPTELAVLFEADYAGQAGPQVELVWKTPDGAEIRLTEIGLRRRDVYRISADPRVQQELGDRPEVALFADPDRPGEVLQGRYALGVRAYLFDPASTVNARLVVYGRVHGLAGTDHLRRDLSLALLWGTPIAMAFGLLAAVGSTVSTMVIAAVGAYYARWVDGLIQRITEVNLILPGLPILIMIATLYSRSIWVILGVVILLGVFSAGIKTYRALFLQIRESPYIEAARAYGAGGLRIVFSYMIPRAVPTLIPSFVTLIPSFVFLEATLAVLGLGDPLLPTWGKVIEDAYRAGALYVGHYYWILQPAALLMVTGLGFTMLGFALDRIFNPRLREL
- a CDS encoding ABC transporter substrate-binding protein is translated as MKHKTRNVILALLVGALVLTLTPGTAAQAQRVGAWVDVVLAVEEPSDASAVRRLEANDIQAWFSSTANPDIAARIRQSRALRSTVSYGLYHEISFNPVGPTLRDGRLNPFAVPRMREAMNWLIDRRRIAQDIMGGLGEPRWLPINRAFPDYARVAEAARRLEIRYAHNPDRARSVITEEMQRLGATLVGGRWHHRGEPVRLVFLIRTEDERRQIGDYVAGLLEQVGFTVERRYGRAAELSPLWFSGDPAEGRWHLYTGGWITTVVSRDQVTNFDFFYTTRGLTSPLWQAYRPSTEFDRLSDRLAKREFRTVAERNQLLARALELSMQDSVRLWLVDRVPVWPVREEIEVVSDLAGGLSGSFMWPYTLRVRGRPGGTVRIGLPSILTEPWNPIGGSNWIFDTTLYRATQDYPTLPNPHTGLPMAQRIERVEVTVQQGLPVTKSADWLTLRFAPQIRVPDDAIIGWDSAAQRFVTVRERHPQGLTALRVSRVHFERDLFNRVQWHDGNRLSMGDIMLGWILTFERADERSPLFDRSYLPTFRSFMETFRGFRIVSENPLVAEFYSTAWTLEAELMTAAGSFWPLYGFGPGPWHTVALGIRAESAGRAAFTAAKATANRVERLSYVAGPTIAILDRELEAARAENFIPFAQALSRWIRPEEARQRWQFLSAWRAGRGHYWVGMGPFLIQRVSPVEKIVELRRFGRFADPASKWLRFGEPRIPSAAVSGPRSVRAGTEAAFDVRVTFRGRPYPAGDIEEVKFLLFDAREQLVASGRAQRIGENWRIGLAPAVTGRLAPGSNRLEVIVLSKVVSIPSFASVTFTTLPRQ
- a CDS encoding ABC transporter ATP-binding protein, translating into MAATLLRVEDLRLYFRTRRGPVQAVDGVSFTVERGRTLVVVGESGCGKSSLARAILRLLPRNVHTYTGRIWLEGTELMGLPEERFRREVRWVRIALVPQAAMNALNPVIRVGEQVAEPLILHRRVASPEAARREVHDVFKRVGVPADFVDRYPFELSGGMRQRVALAMALVLRPDVIVLDEPTSALDVLTQANVMNVLKMIKREFGTSFILITHDIGTSSELADDAAVMYAGQIVELSRAAQFYREPMHPYAQALMASVPTLREDKPLGFIRGRPPSLVEPPAGCRFADRCAKRFDRCEEDPPLDAVDGDRRVKCWLHVGGAVHAR
- a CDS encoding ABC transporter ATP-binding protein, giving the protein MPGDTLLSVRDLHTWFELRRWGFVHVGFVRAVDGVDFALRRGEAVAVVGESGCGKSTLAKTILGLVLPTRGEIVFDGRPVHGKQDLRWYRSRVGYVQQDPYGALPPFMSVRRILEEPLVVNGVRWEAARLERIRSVLEEVRLTPVEDFLPRFPHMLSGGQQQRLVIARAMILEPQLIVADEPVSMLDASVRIEILQLLRGLQERHGLSVVYITHDLSTVRYFCERVFVMYGGKIVEQAPVRELLRNPRHPYTRALLAAIPDPDPANVERLRDVPPGEPPSLLRPPPGCRFHPRCPEFMQGLCDVEVPPDFRVGASHLAACWLYEQPRSAAAASGT